The Peribacillus sp. FSL P2-0133 genome has a segment encoding these proteins:
- the pckA gene encoding phosphoenolpyruvate carboxykinase (ATP), translating to MNSVDVSNELHQLLTGNNVQTQLSVPQLVEKVLSRNEGVLTSTGAVKAETGKYTGRSPKDKYIVEEASVKDKIDWGSVNQPISEDVFNKLYNKVVDYLKAKEEIFVFKGFAGADESSRLPIRVINEYAWHNLFAHTLFIRPNEEELRGHEAEFTILSAPNFKADPEVDGTASETFIIVSFERRTILIGGTEYAGEMKKSIFSIMNYLLPEAGILPMHCSANVGREGDVALFFGLSGTGKTTLSADTSRKLIGDDEHGWSSNGVFNIEGGCYAKTINLSREKEPQIFDAIRFGAVLENVVVDPDTREANYDDSSLTENTRAAYQMQAIDNIVNPSIAGHPNTIIFLTADASGVLPPISKLSKEQAMFHFLSGYTSKLAGTERGVTSPEATFSTCFGSPFLPLPATRYAEMLGDKIDEHNAKVYLVNTGWTGGAYGTGSRMKLAYTRAMVQAALEGELANIETIKDDIFGLDIPLHVPGVPDEVLQPIKTWADPAAYKEAATDLAAQFRANFKKFKSVPSEIEELGGPTA from the coding sequence ATGAATTCTGTAGACGTTTCTAATGAGTTACACCAATTATTAACAGGAAACAATGTGCAAACTCAACTTTCAGTTCCTCAATTGGTCGAAAAAGTATTAAGCAGAAATGAAGGCGTTCTAACTTCAACCGGTGCGGTAAAAGCTGAAACTGGCAAATATACAGGTCGTTCACCTAAAGATAAATATATCGTTGAAGAAGCATCAGTTAAAGATAAAATCGATTGGGGTTCAGTGAACCAGCCAATTTCCGAAGATGTGTTCAATAAACTATATAATAAAGTAGTTGACTACCTAAAAGCAAAAGAAGAGATTTTTGTTTTTAAAGGTTTCGCTGGTGCAGACGAATCATCACGTCTTCCTATCCGTGTTATTAATGAATATGCTTGGCATAACCTTTTCGCCCATACGTTGTTCATCCGTCCAAACGAAGAGGAACTGAGAGGTCACGAAGCTGAATTCACAATCCTTTCTGCACCTAACTTCAAAGCAGACCCGGAAGTTGATGGAACTGCATCCGAAACTTTCATCATCGTTTCATTTGAACGCCGTACCATCCTGATCGGCGGAACGGAATATGCAGGAGAAATGAAAAAATCGATCTTCTCGATCATGAACTACTTACTTCCAGAGGCTGGAATCCTTCCAATGCATTGCTCTGCTAACGTAGGACGTGAAGGGGACGTCGCTTTATTCTTCGGACTGTCCGGTACAGGCAAAACGACTTTGTCTGCAGACACTAGCCGTAAACTGATTGGCGATGACGAGCACGGCTGGTCTTCTAACGGCGTATTCAATATCGAAGGCGGCTGCTATGCTAAAACGATCAACCTTTCACGTGAAAAAGAACCACAAATTTTCGATGCGATCCGTTTCGGTGCCGTACTGGAAAATGTTGTTGTTGATCCGGATACACGTGAAGCGAACTATGATGACAGTTCATTGACTGAAAACACTCGTGCTGCTTACCAAATGCAAGCGATCGATAACATCGTGAACCCAAGTATTGCAGGACACCCAAATACAATCATTTTCTTGACAGCTGATGCTTCAGGCGTTCTGCCTCCAATCAGCAAGCTTTCCAAAGAACAGGCAATGTTCCACTTCCTAAGCGGATACACTAGTAAATTGGCTGGTACTGAAAGAGGCGTAACTTCACCGGAAGCTACATTCTCCACTTGCTTCGGTTCACCATTCTTACCGCTTCCAGCTACACGCTATGCTGAGATGCTTGGTGATAAAATTGACGAGCACAATGCAAAGGTATACCTTGTCAACACTGGATGGACTGGCGGTGCATACGGAACTGGAAGCCGTATGAAACTTGCTTACACTCGTGCAATGGTACAAGCTGCACTTGAAGGTGAATTAGCGAACATCGAAACGATCAAAGATGATATCTTCGGTTTGGATATCCCGCTTCATGTTCCTGGTGTTCCTGATGAAGTGCTTCAACCAATCAAGACTTGGGCAGATCCTGCAGCTTATAAAGAAGCAGCAACAGACCTTGCCGCTCAATTCCGTGCAAACTTCAAGAAATTCAAAAGCGTTCCAAGTGAAATCGAGGAACTTGGCGGACCGACAGCTTAA
- a CDS encoding nucleotide sugar dehydrogenase has translation MKLCTIGLGYIGLPTSLMFAKHGVDVVGVDIHPEIISNLNSGRLHIEEPGLEEVLQEVLISNKFRAALSPEHADVFIIAVPTPNKKDIHQSCDLTHVMDATSNILPFIKKGNVIIIESTIAPRSMDDHIKPMIERTGLTIGKDIFLVHCPERVLPGRILEELVHNNRIVGGITETCSYKGSLVYKTFVQGEIIQTDAKTAEMSKLMENTFRDVNIALANELTKICFELDINVLDVISMANKHPRVNIHQPGPGVGGHCLAVDPYFVVAKAPEYARIIKLARDTNVSMPYYIVNSVRMMLEGIRKPKVAVFGLAYKGNVDDIRESPAIDVVNILMGMDNMDVALHDPHVQSGKMPVVSVEDAVNDADLILVLTDHDEFKQMDYDKLSNLMSNKLILDTRNCIDATKTDVPVANLGNIYQYKTMSMKKARNKAII, from the coding sequence ATGAAACTTTGTACAATCGGACTTGGTTATATAGGACTTCCGACTTCTTTAATGTTTGCGAAACACGGTGTCGATGTTGTCGGCGTGGATATCCATCCTGAGATTATTTCCAATTTGAATAGCGGCAGGCTCCATATTGAAGAACCAGGTTTGGAAGAGGTATTGCAAGAAGTGCTTATTTCCAATAAGTTCCGAGCTGCGTTAAGCCCGGAACATGCGGATGTTTTCATTATCGCGGTGCCTACACCAAATAAAAAGGACATACACCAATCTTGTGATTTAACTCATGTCATGGATGCAACCTCCAACATTCTTCCTTTTATCAAAAAAGGGAATGTCATCATTATCGAATCGACGATTGCACCAAGAAGCATGGATGATCATATTAAACCGATGATCGAGAGGACGGGCCTTACCATCGGAAAAGACATTTTCCTCGTTCATTGCCCGGAACGTGTTTTACCTGGAAGGATTCTTGAAGAGTTGGTTCATAATAACCGTATCGTCGGGGGCATCACGGAAACATGCTCATATAAAGGAAGTCTTGTTTATAAAACCTTCGTTCAAGGGGAGATCATTCAGACGGATGCGAAAACGGCTGAAATGTCCAAACTGATGGAAAACACCTTCAGGGATGTCAATATCGCCCTTGCGAATGAGCTGACGAAAATCTGTTTCGAGCTGGACATCAATGTTTTGGATGTCATATCGATGGCAAACAAACACCCTCGTGTCAATATACACCAACCTGGGCCAGGCGTTGGCGGCCATTGTTTAGCGGTCGATCCATATTTTGTCGTTGCAAAGGCACCAGAGTATGCGAGAATCATTAAATTGGCCCGTGATACCAACGTATCGATGCCTTATTACATCGTTAATTCCGTAAGGATGATGCTAGAGGGGATCCGGAAGCCAAAAGTAGCTGTTTTCGGTCTTGCGTACAAGGGAAATGTAGATGATATTCGTGAAAGTCCCGCCATTGATGTCGTCAATATCTTGATGGGGATGGACAACATGGATGTAGCCTTGCATGACCCTCATGTCCAATCCGGAAAGATGCCAGTCGTATCTGTGGAAGACGCTGTAAATGATGCCGACTTGATACTTGTCCTGACTGACCATGATGAATTTAAACAGATGGATTATGATAAGCTATCGAATCTCATGAGCAATAAATTGATATTGGATACACGCAATTGCATTGATGCAACTAAAACAGATGTCCCGGTGGCCAACCTGGGCAATATATATCAATACAAAACGATGTCCATGAAAAAAGCCAGGAATAAAGCGATCATCTAA
- a CDS encoding glycosyltransferase, with product MAKKVCMFVWNHFTNDARVLRECTALTEAGYEVDLIAIHNWKIKDLPKKEKHQNGFSVTRVNNRWEALHRILRIVGKLKKKKFEIVLLALLVWNTLWNLNLINGWLGSGILFGSLALLAMGTMIITKTKLPTLLTRSYIFGQMIYHGRKRKYDFYHSNDLNTLMQGAISSKWLRRKKLIYDSHEVQTSRTGYNSRIYGMMEKFLLMFVDEMIAENHTRAKYNEDLYGLYPKVVHNYPIPTNPEESTAVNLHELLDLPENEPILLYQGGVQMGRGLEQLVDAVPMIEGGTVVFIGDGRIKDELMKKVSDMNLEHRVKFLPKVPVDELLHYTKNAYLGFQILNNVCFNHYSASSNKLFEYMMSGVPVVACSFPEIQKVVDTEKIGVCVDSHDPKSIAEGVNYLLKHPEKRAEMSNNCLKARQKYNWKQEKEIFIEIYQTA from the coding sequence ATGGCGAAGAAAGTATGTATGTTCGTGTGGAATCACTTTACAAACGATGCGAGGGTCCTAAGAGAGTGCACAGCACTTACTGAAGCGGGTTATGAAGTCGATTTAATTGCCATTCATAACTGGAAGATCAAGGATTTGCCCAAAAAGGAGAAACACCAAAATGGTTTCTCCGTCACTAGGGTGAATAACCGCTGGGAGGCTCTTCATAGGATTCTCAGGATCGTAGGCAAATTGAAGAAAAAGAAATTTGAAATCGTTCTATTGGCCTTATTGGTCTGGAATACGTTGTGGAACTTGAACTTGATCAACGGCTGGCTGGGATCGGGAATACTGTTCGGTTCCCTTGCACTCCTTGCGATGGGCACCATGATCATCACTAAAACGAAGCTGCCGACCCTATTAACAAGGAGCTATATTTTTGGTCAAATGATCTATCATGGCCGGAAAAGGAAATATGATTTTTATCATTCGAATGACTTGAATACTCTCATGCAGGGAGCGATCAGCAGTAAATGGTTGAGAAGAAAAAAGCTGATTTATGACTCGCATGAGGTACAAACGAGCAGAACGGGATATAATAGCCGAATTTACGGGATGATGGAGAAATTCCTATTAATGTTCGTCGATGAAATGATTGCCGAAAACCATACGAGAGCTAAGTATAACGAAGACTTATATGGTCTGTATCCCAAGGTGGTCCATAACTACCCGATTCCAACCAATCCTGAGGAAAGTACGGCAGTGAATTTGCATGAGCTGCTCGATTTGCCAGAGAATGAACCGATATTGTTATACCAAGGCGGCGTGCAAATGGGAAGAGGGCTAGAGCAATTGGTTGATGCTGTACCGATGATCGAAGGCGGGACGGTAGTTTTTATCGGGGATGGAAGGATCAAGGACGAATTAATGAAAAAAGTAAGCGACATGAATCTGGAGCATCGTGTTAAGTTCCTGCCGAAGGTTCCGGTCGATGAGCTGCTCCATTATACAAAAAATGCGTATTTAGGTTTTCAGATATTGAATAATGTCTGCTTTAATCACTACTCCGCATCTTCAAATAAATTGTTTGAATACATGATGAGCGGTGTGCCTGTGGTTGCCTGCAGCTTTCCTGAAATTCAAAAGGTTGTCGATACGGAAAAAATCGGTGTGTGTGTCGATTCACATGATCCAAAATCAATTGCCGAAGGCGTCAATTACTTATTGAAACATCCTGAAAAAAGGGCGGAAATGAGCAATAACTGCCTGAAGGCACGACAAAAATACAATTGGAAACAAGAGAAGGAAATCTTTATCGAAATCTATCAAACAGCCTAA
- a CDS encoding glycosyltransferase family 4 protein, whose protein sequence is MKSVLMIVQNFYPEIGSAGNRMKNIYLHLKRNGFEVTVITLKPSYPNQSLYQDTKFWDEESIEEDVIRIKPDKVKRYTSNMGKRLLHYLEAMWLFIYTIIRLEKKYDYVFATTPPIFPTFAALIAKKKMKAKLITDVRDLWPESLIGVGVFTNKWVLKIAFFLERKLYRHSDFIIINSPGFRDYIVAKGVKEETIQFIPNSLTADELTLKNLLTPVSEKVIKVVYAGNIGLAQDLKKLIAVAEKLREHKRIEFSMIGYGYRISEVEKEISSRGLTNIKMINAMNRRVTLHEVSTSHIAYVSLVEKEVFNKVLPGKIIDYMCVGKPIVGDVDGRAKKMLKEAKCGLVAESRNVDEICQHILTMASDPALREELGENGHRYAKQHFQWSKNIKGLINVMEASG, encoded by the coding sequence ATGAAAAGCGTCCTGATGATCGTACAAAACTTTTATCCGGAAATCGGAAGTGCGGGAAATAGAATGAAAAATATATATCTCCATTTGAAAAGAAACGGATTTGAGGTAACGGTCATCACATTGAAGCCGAGTTATCCTAATCAAAGTTTATATCAAGATACAAAGTTTTGGGATGAAGAAAGCATTGAAGAAGATGTCATCAGGATTAAACCGGACAAAGTGAAGAGGTATACAAGCAATATGGGGAAGCGGTTGCTTCATTATCTTGAAGCGATGTGGCTTTTCATTTATACAATTATTCGTCTCGAAAAAAAATATGATTATGTGTTTGCCACGACCCCGCCGATCTTCCCGACATTTGCGGCGTTGATCGCCAAGAAGAAGATGAAGGCGAAACTCATTACCGATGTCAGGGATTTATGGCCGGAATCGTTGATAGGAGTTGGGGTATTCACTAATAAGTGGGTTTTGAAAATCGCTTTCTTCTTGGAAAGGAAGCTATATCGGCATTCGGATTTTATTATCATCAATAGTCCTGGTTTCAGGGATTATATCGTTGCAAAGGGAGTCAAGGAAGAGACCATCCAATTCATCCCTAATTCGCTTACTGCGGATGAGCTGACGTTAAAGAATTTGCTTACACCCGTATCGGAAAAAGTAATCAAAGTCGTTTATGCGGGGAATATCGGACTGGCTCAGGACTTGAAAAAACTGATAGCCGTGGCTGAAAAGCTAAGGGAACATAAACGAATCGAGTTCTCGATGATTGGATATGGATACCGGATATCCGAAGTGGAGAAGGAGATAAGCTCTAGAGGGCTGACTAATATTAAGATGATTAATGCGATGAATCGAAGAGTGACCCTTCATGAAGTTTCAACGTCCCATATTGCCTATGTGAGCTTGGTTGAAAAAGAAGTCTTCAATAAGGTTTTGCCTGGTAAAATCATCGATTATATGTGTGTCGGAAAACCGATTGTCGGTGATGTGGACGGCAGGGCCAAGAAGATGCTCAAAGAGGCGAAATGCGGGTTGGTGGCAGAGAGCAGGAATGTTGATGAAATCTGTCAGCATATCTTGACCATGGCCTCAGATCCAGCCCTTCGTGAAGAACTGGGGGAAAACGGTCATCGGTATGCTAAACAACATTTTCAATGGTCTAAAAATATTAAAGGTCTCATCAATGTGATGGAGGCGTCAGGCTGA
- the wecB gene encoding UDP-N-acetylglucosamine 2-epimerase (non-hydrolyzing) yields MSMPKQRIKVMTVFGTRPEAIKMAPVVLELKKHQEEIETIVVVTAQHREMLDQVLQCFQIKPDHDLDMMKDRQTLEEITTRGLEKLSSLMKDIKPDIVLVHGDTTTTFIASLAAFYNKIQIGHVEAGLRTWNKQSPFPEEMNRQLTGVLADLHFAPTKRAAENLLAENKNNDYIHITGNTVIDALKTTIQKDYMHPILSGLNGDKMLLMTVHRRENIGKPMEGIFRSVKRLLDEHGDIQVVFPIHKNPVVREIAHEVFNDNDRLHIIEPLEVIDFHNFAARSHLILTDSGGVQEEAPSLGVPVLVLRDTTERPEGIDAGTLLLAGIEEERIYQLTNNLLTSEEAYRKMATASNPYGDGFASQRIVEILLKHCGMKSPLPL; encoded by the coding sequence ATGAGCATGCCTAAACAACGTATAAAGGTCATGACCGTATTTGGTACAAGACCAGAGGCTATCAAAATGGCACCAGTCGTTTTGGAACTGAAAAAGCATCAAGAAGAAATAGAAACCATCGTGGTGGTCACCGCCCAGCATAGGGAAATGCTCGACCAAGTCTTGCAATGTTTTCAAATAAAGCCAGATCACGATTTGGATATGATGAAGGATAGACAAACATTAGAAGAGATTACAACTCGCGGGCTTGAAAAATTGAGTTCGCTCATGAAAGATATAAAACCGGATATCGTCCTCGTTCATGGGGATACAACGACAACTTTCATCGCAAGCCTGGCCGCCTTCTATAATAAGATACAGATTGGTCACGTTGAAGCTGGTCTCCGTACTTGGAATAAGCAATCACCGTTCCCTGAAGAAATGAATCGACAGTTGACCGGAGTCTTGGCTGACTTGCACTTTGCGCCTACCAAGAGGGCTGCTGAAAATCTCCTAGCGGAAAACAAAAACAATGATTATATCCATATTACCGGAAACACTGTCATCGATGCCTTGAAAACAACGATACAAAAAGACTACATGCATCCGATTCTCTCCGGGTTGAATGGTGATAAAATGCTATTAATGACCGTACACCGCCGTGAAAATATCGGAAAACCAATGGAAGGAATATTCCGTTCCGTGAAACGGCTTCTTGATGAACACGGGGATATCCAAGTTGTTTTCCCCATTCATAAAAACCCAGTCGTTCGCGAAATCGCTCATGAGGTTTTCAACGATAATGATAGGCTGCATATAATAGAACCTTTAGAGGTGATTGATTTCCATAATTTTGCGGCGCGATCACATCTTATCCTGACAGATTCCGGAGGTGTGCAGGAAGAAGCCCCATCACTAGGCGTTCCCGTTCTCGTGCTGCGCGATACGACAGAACGTCCGGAAGGAATCGACGCTGGCACTCTCTTATTGGCAGGGATTGAAGAAGAACGAATTTATCAATTGACCAATAACCTGCTTACAAGCGAAGAGGCCTATAGAAAAATGGCGACAGCTTCCAACCCATATGGAGATGGATTCGCTTCACAGCGGATTGTCGAAATCCTGTTAAAGCATTGCGGAATGAAATCCCCCCTTCCTTTATGA
- a CDS encoding Fe3+ hydroxamate ABC transporter substrate-binding protein: MFGEDPKCVKCGKEIKGDEVVLVKMRYPKRKGMTEIKAYLKNEGSFICEVCFDKEDKISLPN; encoded by the coding sequence ATGTTCGGGGAAGATCCCAAGTGTGTTAAATGTGGTAAAGAAATTAAGGGGGATGAAGTCGTTCTTGTGAAAATGCGTTATCCGAAGCGTAAAGGGATGACTGAAATAAAGGCATATTTAAAAAATGAAGGAAGCTTCATCTGCGAAGTTTGTTTTGATAAGGAGGATAAAATCTCCCTGCCGAATTGA
- a CDS encoding TSUP family transporter yields MEDINLYTLLFLVLAGFIAAFIDSVVGGGGLISIPALLFTGISPSAALATNKLAGTMGSLTSTISFIRAGKVDFKFVIKLFPITVIGAVLGAYVVHFVSAEILKPLILILLVIVAIYTLVKKDWGKDAKYKGLKRKKMILLIVIIFAIGFYDGFLGPGTGSFLLFSFLIIGFDFVQAAGNARILNFGSNIAALIIFLSMGTVNFAYGIPMGLAMVAGALVGTNFAIKKGASYVRILFICVTILLIGKNVLNYFHVL; encoded by the coding sequence ATGGAGGATATCAATCTCTATACTTTGCTATTTTTAGTACTTGCGGGTTTTATTGCCGCATTCATCGATTCCGTTGTGGGCGGGGGCGGATTAATTTCCATTCCGGCTTTATTGTTCACGGGGATTTCGCCTTCAGCGGCACTTGCCACTAACAAGCTGGCGGGTACAATGGGATCTTTAACGAGTACGATTTCATTCATTCGGGCTGGAAAAGTGGATTTCAAATTCGTCATCAAGCTGTTTCCGATTACTGTGATTGGAGCGGTGTTAGGAGCATACGTTGTACATTTCGTTTCCGCAGAGATACTGAAGCCCCTCATTTTGATTTTGCTGGTCATTGTCGCGATTTATACGTTGGTAAAAAAGGATTGGGGTAAAGATGCAAAGTATAAAGGGCTGAAAAGGAAGAAAATGATTCTTTTGATAGTCATAATATTTGCGATTGGCTTTTATGATGGTTTTCTTGGACCAGGCACAGGTTCCTTTTTATTATTTTCATTTTTGATTATCGGGTTTGATTTTGTCCAGGCTGCCGGGAATGCAAGAATATTGAATTTCGGGAGCAATATTGCCGCACTTATCATTTTCTTATCTATGGGGACCGTCAATTTTGCCTATGGAATTCCGATGGGTCTGGCAATGGTCGCAGGAGCATTGGTAGGAACGAACTTCGCAATTAAGAAAGGTGCTTCCTATGTGCGGATATTATTCATTTGCGTCACGATTTTATTGATTGGAAAAAATGTCCTTAATTATTTTCATGTGTTATGA
- a CDS encoding DUF523 domain-containing protein — MILVSSCLAGLEVRYNGTHSLDDRIMELVKEKKAIAVCPELLGGFSTPRDPAEIVGGEGGDVLDGKAKIIEKSGRDVTDLYIKGANLTLLKAQEVGATLVVLKENSPSCGSATIYNGEFKGEKKVGNGVTAALLRRHGFTVISEERLYDYLDEK, encoded by the coding sequence ATGATTTTAGTGAGTTCTTGTTTAGCGGGCCTTGAGGTAAGATACAATGGTACACACAGCTTGGATGATAGAATTATGGAATTAGTGAAGGAGAAAAAGGCGATAGCGGTTTGTCCAGAGTTGCTTGGCGGTTTTTCGACACCGAGGGATCCTGCGGAGATAGTTGGCGGTGAAGGTGGGGATGTCCTTGATGGAAAAGCGAAGATCATCGAAAAGTCGGGCAGGGATGTAACGGATCTGTACATAAAGGGAGCGAATCTTACATTATTGAAAGCCCAGGAGGTAGGGGCGACGCTAGTCGTTTTGAAAGAAAATAGTCCATCCTGTGGAAGTGCCACGATTTATAATGGGGAATTCAAGGGGGAGAAGAAGGTCGGGAATGGAGTGACCGCGGCTTTGCTTAGGCGGCATGGATTCACGGTCATTTCAGAGGAAAGGTTATACGATTATCTGGATGAAAAATGA
- a CDS encoding DUF2584 domain-containing protein produces MGMPMELNTMIVTKGNETREEENIFRLSKDGYRLYPIDIPIDVRKTIQSDSSGTAVIQKIEWTSEKTIITYQLLSLNSTN; encoded by the coding sequence ATGGGCATGCCTATGGAGCTAAATACCATGATCGTTACAAAAGGGAACGAAACCCGTGAAGAAGAAAACATTTTTCGGCTGTCGAAAGATGGTTACAGGTTATACCCTATCGATATTCCAATCGATGTCCGCAAGACGATTCAATCTGACTCAAGCGGAACAGCCGTTATCCAAAAAATTGAATGGACAAGTGAAAAGACCATCATTACGTACCAACTACTATCACTGAACTCAACTAACTAA
- a CDS encoding prolyl oligopeptidase family serine peptidase, translated as MENGTIISKRRFPSPHPRIHLYSVTYISQGLKVKGLLAEPVDGEIHDAFLYLRGGIKNVGKVRPARIVQYAVEGFIVFAPFYRGNQGGEGDEDFGGEDRFDAISGFNLLEQHPRVNKDHIHILGFSRGGIMALWTGIYCRNAASIVTWGGVSDMFLTYVERVDMRRMMKRVIGGTPKKCPEQYEYRTPLFAIEDLNVPVLIIHGEKDDNVAIEHAYRLEKRLKMHDKEVESWYFPQFTHYFPPAVNRKVVEDLTSWMKSKTEK; from the coding sequence TTGGAGAACGGAACGATTATTTCAAAACGGCGGTTTCCATCACCGCATCCACGAATCCATCTTTATTCAGTCACATACATATCACAAGGCCTGAAGGTAAAGGGGCTTCTAGCTGAACCGGTTGATGGCGAAATACATGACGCTTTCTTATATTTACGCGGCGGGATAAAAAATGTCGGCAAGGTGAGGCCTGCAAGGATCGTGCAGTATGCTGTAGAAGGCTTCATCGTTTTTGCTCCTTTTTACCGTGGTAATCAAGGAGGGGAGGGAGATGAGGATTTTGGAGGCGAAGATAGATTCGATGCGATATCAGGATTCAATCTTCTTGAACAGCACCCCCGGGTGAACAAGGATCACATTCATATCCTCGGATTTTCCCGTGGCGGCATCATGGCGCTTTGGACTGGGATATACTGCAGGAATGCAGCGTCGATCGTCACATGGGGAGGTGTGTCGGATATGTTTTTAACATATGTCGAACGTGTCGATATGCGTCGGATGATGAAGCGGGTCATTGGCGGAACACCTAAAAAATGCCCCGAGCAGTATGAATACCGTACGCCATTGTTTGCAATTGAAGATTTGAATGTACCCGTTCTGATCATTCATGGTGAAAAAGATGACAATGTCGCCATTGAACACGCGTACCGTTTGGAAAAAAGGTTGAAAATGCACGACAAAGAGGTCGAGAGCTGGTATTTCCCTCAATTCACGCATTACTTCCCACCCGCCGTGAACAGAAAAGTAGTCGAAGATTTAACATCTTGGATGAAAAGTAAAACCGAAAAATGA
- a CDS encoding ABC transporter substrate-binding protein, with the protein MLVIPLGACSNKEKEQETTKVRVAEVTRSLFYTPQYVAIEKGFFKDEGLSIDLKTTAGGDKTMTALLTDGADIALVGSETSIYVQAQDSKEPVINFAQLTQTDGTFLVSREKIDNFNWDMLKNSTFLGQRKGGMPQMAGEFVLKKHNIDPKKDLNLIQNIDFANVATAFASGTGDFVQLFEPTASVFEKEGKGYIVASFGTESGHLPYTVYMAKESYLKEDKETVEKFTRALKKAQDWVQENDAAEIAEVIQPYFEDTNIETMETVINRYKEQGSFATDPILDEEEWNNLQNIMDEAGELPSRISHDELVNTDFAEEVTK; encoded by the coding sequence ATGCTGGTGATCCCGCTTGGAGCATGCAGCAACAAGGAAAAGGAACAGGAAACAACGAAGGTCAGGGTTGCCGAAGTAACCCGCTCCCTTTTCTATACACCGCAATATGTAGCGATTGAAAAGGGATTTTTTAAAGATGAGGGTCTAAGCATTGATTTGAAAACGACGGCAGGCGGCGACAAGACGATGACCGCACTTCTGACCGATGGTGCGGATATTGCTCTCGTCGGCTCTGAAACATCGATTTACGTTCAGGCACAAGATTCGAAAGAACCTGTCATCAACTTCGCTCAATTAACACAGACGGATGGAACGTTTCTTGTTTCACGTGAAAAAATTGACAACTTCAATTGGGATATGCTGAAAAACTCTACATTCCTAGGTCAGCGAAAAGGCGGAATGCCACAAATGGCCGGCGAGTTCGTATTGAAAAAACATAACATAGACCCGAAAAAAGATTTGAACCTCATCCAGAATATTGATTTTGCGAATGTCGCAACTGCCTTCGCTTCCGGAACCGGCGATTTCGTTCAACTGTTCGAACCAACGGCCAGTGTTTTTGAAAAAGAAGGAAAAGGCTATATCGTCGCTTCTTTCGGCACTGAGTCCGGGCATCTTCCCTATACAGTTTATATGGCTAAGGAAAGCTATTTGAAAGAAGACAAAGAGACTGTCGAAAAATTCACGAGGGCATTGAAGAAAGCACAGGATTGGGTTCAAGAAAATGATGCTGCCGAAATTGCCGAAGTTATTCAGCCGTATTTTGAAGATACCAATATCGAGACGATGGAAACAGTTATCAACCGCTACAAAGAACAAGGATCCTTTGCCACAGACCCCATTCTTGATGAAGAAGAATGGAACAATCTGCAAAACATCATGGATGAAGCAGGCGAGCTACCTTCACGTATAAGCCATGATGAGCTGGTCAATACCGATTTTGCTGAAGAAGTCACAAAATAG